The following are encoded together in the Lathyrus oleraceus cultivar Zhongwan6 chromosome 3, CAAS_Psat_ZW6_1.0, whole genome shotgun sequence genome:
- the LOC127126404 gene encoding uncharacterized protein LOC127126404, whose protein sequence is MAVMSAFRTLSSKSRSLTTALVKSCRSASYSSAAVVADDSFESGTYLKDYADYRRSLYGQITHKALLVDAVGTLVLPSQPMAQIYRKIGEKYGVEYSEEEILHRYRRAYSQPWGKSRLRYVKDGRPFWQYIVSNSTGCDDSQYFEELYNYYVTDKAWHLCDPNAGEVFKALRKSGVKLAVVSNFDTRLRPLLRALNCDDWFDAVAVSAEVAAEKPNPTIFLKACELLDVKPEDAVHVGDDRRNDVWGARDAGCDAWLWGSDVHSFKEVAQRIGVQV, encoded by the exons ATGGCCGTTATGAGTGCTTTCAGGACTCTATCTTCCAAATCGAGGTCACTCACGACGGCACTCGTTAAATCATGCCGGTCGGCGTCGTACTCCTCCGCGGCGGTGGTGGCTGATGACAGTTTTGAGAGCGGCACGTATTTGAAAGATTATGCTGATTATAGAAGATCTCTGTACGGTCAGATTACGCATAAAGCTCTTCTCGTTGATGCCGTTGGTACTCTTGTTCTTCCTTCTCAACCTATGGCTCAG ATATATAGAAAAATTGGGGAGAAATATGGTGTGGAGTATTCAGAGGAAGAAATTTTGCATAGATACAGAAGAGCTTATAGTCAACCTTGGGGTAAATCTCGTCTCAG ATATGTTAAAGATGGTAGACCGTTCTGGCAATACATTGTTAGTAATTCTACCGGCTGTGATGATTCTCAATACTTTGAAGAACTTTATAACTACTATGTCACAGACAAG GCATGGCACCTATGTGATCCTAATGCAGGAGAAGTGTTCAAAGCTCTTAGAAAATCAGGTGTAAAATTGGCTGTTGTGTCAAATTTTGACACCCGGTTAAGACCTCTTCTGCGGGCATTAAACTGTGATGATTGGTTTGATGCTGTAGCAGTATCAGCTGAG GTTGCAGCCGAGAAACCAAATCCAACTATATTTCTCAAAGCGTGTGAACTATTGGACGTAAAACCGGAGGATGCTGTTCATGTCGGGGATGACCGCCGCAATGATGTATGGGGTGCTAGAGATGCAGGCTGTGATGCTTGGCTTTGGGGAAGTGATGTTCACTCTTTTAAAGAG GTAGCACAGAGGATCGGGGTCCAGGTCTGA